A region from the Cryptosporangium arvum DSM 44712 genome encodes:
- a CDS encoding NUDIX hydrolase, protein MDAELVTVLADYQPRDDVEKADHERALTLANSTDPWSRGTPVHVTASALVVDPATRRVLLRWHARQQAWLQIGGHADPGEADPLSIALREGLEETGLTDLVPWPDAGLRHVVVVPVAAGKGEPAHEHVDVRFVLATATPEDVRPEKPGAELEWLSVPEAIARTTEPNLREFITRVGTLLTLTEGEAPA, encoded by the coding sequence ATGGACGCCGAACTGGTCACCGTGCTCGCCGACTACCAGCCGAGGGACGACGTCGAGAAGGCCGACCACGAACGTGCGCTGACCTTGGCGAACAGCACCGACCCCTGGTCCCGTGGCACACCCGTGCACGTCACCGCGTCGGCGCTGGTGGTGGATCCCGCGACCCGGCGCGTGCTCCTGCGGTGGCACGCCCGCCAGCAGGCCTGGCTGCAGATCGGTGGTCACGCCGACCCGGGCGAGGCCGACCCGCTGTCGATCGCCCTGCGCGAAGGGCTCGAGGAGACCGGCCTCACCGACCTGGTGCCCTGGCCCGATGCCGGGTTGCGCCACGTCGTCGTCGTGCCGGTGGCGGCCGGGAAGGGCGAACCGGCGCACGAGCACGTCGACGTGCGCTTCGTCCTCGCGACGGCCACCCCGGAGGACGTCCGTCCGGAGAAGCCCGGCGCCGAGCTGGAGTGGCTGAGCGTTCCCGAGGCGATCGCCCGGACCACCGAGCCCAACCTGCGTGAGTTCATCACTCGGGTCGGAACCCTCTTGACCTTGACCGAAGGGGAAGCACCAGCGTGA
- a CDS encoding GNAT family N-acetyltransferase yields the protein MSLALRPAADSDARSIAEIHVAGWQAGYRDLIDNAYLNALSVDARYEVWRRILAGGAGRVLLAEEGPCAQGFIAFGPANDRGLPGLTGEIYALYVDPRMWGRGTGGRLLGEASAELARAGRRSAVLWVFEANVRARLFYERYGWKADGGRRVERENFSLAEVRYQTQLN from the coding sequence GTGAGTCTTGCACTACGCCCCGCCGCTGACAGCGACGCTCGTTCCATCGCGGAGATTCACGTCGCTGGCTGGCAGGCGGGCTACCGGGATCTGATCGACAACGCGTATCTCAACGCGTTGTCGGTCGACGCGCGCTACGAGGTCTGGCGGCGGATCCTCGCCGGTGGGGCCGGTCGGGTGCTGCTGGCCGAAGAGGGGCCCTGCGCGCAGGGGTTCATCGCGTTCGGCCCGGCGAACGATCGCGGGCTGCCGGGCCTCACCGGTGAGATCTACGCCCTGTACGTCGATCCGAGAATGTGGGGGCGTGGCACCGGCGGCCGGTTGCTGGGCGAGGCGAGCGCGGAGCTGGCGCGGGCCGGTCGTCGGAGTGCGGTGTTATGGGTGTTCGAGGCGAACGTCCGGGCCCGGCTGTTCTACGAGCGCTACGGCTGGAAGGCCGACGGTGGCCGGCGGGTCGAACGCGAGAACTTCAGCCTGGCCGAGGTGCGGTATCAGACGCAGCTGAACTGA
- a CDS encoding VOC family protein: MNLELVTIIVDEYDPAIEFFTEVLGFELAEDSPAVSTHHGTPKRWVVVRPPGARTGILLARADGDRQAAAVGDQMAGRVGFFLRVDDFDAQYQRMRDAGVQFVGEPRAEPYGRVVVFVDIAGNRWDLLGPA, translated from the coding sequence GTGAATCTGGAACTGGTCACGATCATCGTCGACGAGTACGACCCGGCGATCGAGTTCTTCACCGAGGTGCTGGGGTTCGAGCTGGCCGAGGACTCGCCGGCGGTGTCGACGCACCACGGCACGCCGAAGCGGTGGGTCGTGGTGCGGCCGCCCGGCGCGCGGACCGGGATCCTGCTGGCGCGCGCCGACGGGGACCGCCAGGCCGCCGCGGTGGGGGACCAGATGGCCGGCCGCGTCGGCTTCTTCCTGCGGGTGGACGATTTCGACGCGCAGTACCAGCGGATGCGTGACGCGGGTGTGCAGTTCGTGGGGGAACCGCGCGCCGAGCCGTACGGCCGGGTGGTGGTCTTCGTCGACATCGCCGGCAACCGCTGGGATCTTCTCGGTCCGGCTTAG
- a CDS encoding PadR family transcriptional regulator: MTTPLREPTFLILTALAREPLHGYGLITEVSELSEGRITLRPGTLYGALDRLSDDGLVAPDHEEVVDGRLRRYYRLTDEGLNVLGAETERMRRNLAAATSRLKASGWAPAGGLA; the protein is encoded by the coding sequence ATGACGACGCCGCTGCGGGAGCCGACGTTCCTGATCCTCACCGCGCTAGCCAGAGAGCCGTTGCACGGATACGGGCTGATCACCGAGGTGAGCGAGCTCTCCGAAGGGCGGATCACCTTGCGGCCGGGCACCCTCTACGGCGCGCTCGACCGACTCTCCGACGACGGGCTGGTGGCGCCCGACCACGAAGAGGTGGTGGACGGGCGCCTCCGTCGCTACTACCGGCTCACCGACGAGGGCTTGAACGTGCTCGGCGCCGAGACCGAGCGCATGCGTCGCAACCTGGCTGCCGCGACGTCCCGGCTGAAGGCGTCGGGTTGGGCTCCGGCGGGAGGCCTCGCATGA
- a CDS encoding flavin reductase, with translation MERAGVKELLTDEMKSAFRRYPTGVAVISAAGPDGPVGLTASSVASVSVAPPALSFSVMSTPTANAILAASSVVVHLLGAKHVGLAHEFSHPAGSRFTPEQGWETLPSGEPVLPDAAAALRAAPLHLLPVGDSTVVVASVLEVFHGPDDGSLIYHRRKFVTEGIL, from the coding sequence GTGGAGCGCGCAGGAGTGAAAGAACTGCTCACCGACGAGATGAAGTCGGCTTTCCGCCGGTATCCGACCGGCGTCGCGGTCATCAGCGCGGCCGGTCCGGACGGGCCGGTCGGGCTCACCGCGTCGAGCGTCGCCTCGGTGTCGGTGGCGCCGCCGGCGCTGTCGTTCTCGGTGATGAGCACGCCGACGGCGAACGCGATCCTCGCCGCGTCGAGCGTCGTCGTGCATCTGCTCGGCGCCAAGCACGTCGGGCTGGCGCACGAGTTCTCGCACCCGGCGGGGAGCCGCTTCACGCCGGAACAGGGGTGGGAGACGCTCCCGAGCGGAGAGCCGGTCCTCCCCGATGCCGCGGCCGCGCTCCGGGCCGCGCCGCTGCATCTCCTGCCGGTCGGCGATTCGACGGTCGTCGTCGCGTCGGTGCTCGAGGTGTTCCACGGCCCGGACGACGGCTCGCTGATCTATCACCGTAGGAAGTTCGTCACGGAAGGAATCCTATGA
- a CDS encoding DoxX family protein, which produces MEIAYWIVAGLLALFYFYGGGIKIVRSKEALQPMMGWVDTIPMPLVRTIGVLEVLGAIGLILPPLTGIAPALAVAAAIGLVLVQIGAIVVHSSRGEYKDLGLNGVLLVLAAVAAWLGTTWL; this is translated from the coding sequence ATGGAAATCGCGTACTGGATCGTCGCTGGCTTGCTCGCGCTGTTCTACTTCTACGGCGGGGGCATCAAGATCGTGCGGAGCAAGGAGGCGCTCCAGCCGATGATGGGCTGGGTCGACACGATTCCGATGCCGCTGGTCCGCACGATCGGCGTCCTCGAAGTGCTCGGGGCGATCGGCCTGATCCTTCCGCCGCTCACCGGCATCGCGCCCGCGTTGGCCGTCGCCGCGGCGATCGGGTTGGTGCTCGTGCAGATCGGCGCGATCGTCGTGCATTCTTCGCGCGGCGAGTACAAAGACCTCGGGCTTAACGGCGTCCTGCTGGTGCTCGCCGCCGTCGCCGCCTGGCTCGGCACGACCTGGCTCTAA
- the sodN gene encoding superoxide dismutase, Ni encodes MIRLFRPRAVANAHCDLPCGVYDPAQARIEAESVLAIAKKYHDSDDPAFRTRALIIKEQRAELVKHHLWVLWTDYFKAPHFEKYPHLHGLFNEATKLAGAGGAKGAVDTAVAEQLLVKIEEISKIFWETKQA; translated from the coding sequence ATGATTCGTCTATTTCGTCCCCGCGCTGTCGCTAACGCTCACTGTGATCTTCCTTGCGGTGTCTACGACCCCGCGCAGGCACGCATTGAAGCCGAGTCGGTGCTGGCGATCGCCAAGAAGTACCACGACAGCGACGACCCGGCGTTCCGCACCCGCGCGCTCATCATCAAGGAGCAGCGCGCTGAGCTGGTAAAACACCATCTCTGGGTGCTGTGGACCGACTACTTCAAGGCCCCACACTTCGAGAAGTACCCGCACCTGCACGGGCTCTTCAACGAGGCCACGAAGCTCGCCGGAGCCGGCGGCGCAAAGGGGGCTGTGGATACCGCCGTAGCCGAGCAGTTGCTCGTTAAAATCGAAGAGATCTCGAAGATCTTCTGGGAGACCAAGCAGGCCTGA
- a CDS encoding HIT family protein — protein MADSCVFCEIVAGTSPASVVHADEDVLAIMDIQPVNPGHLLVIPRRHVVGLADLPEDLGSAVWSTAHRLAGAVRRSGLRCEGINLFLADGEAAFQEVFHVHLHVVPRFTGDTFRLSADWRVRDRDLLDSDAAAVRESFPG, from the coding sequence ATGGCCGACAGTTGCGTCTTCTGCGAAATCGTGGCCGGGACGAGCCCGGCCAGCGTCGTGCACGCCGACGAGGACGTGCTGGCGATCATGGACATCCAGCCCGTCAACCCGGGCCACCTGCTCGTCATCCCTCGGCGCCACGTCGTCGGGCTGGCTGATCTGCCCGAGGACCTCGGCTCGGCGGTGTGGAGTACCGCACATCGCCTGGCCGGGGCCGTGCGCCGGTCCGGCCTCCGCTGTGAGGGGATCAACCTGTTCCTCGCCGACGGCGAAGCGGCGTTCCAGGAGGTCTTCCACGTGCACCTGCACGTGGTGCCGCGCTTCACCGGCGACACGTTCCGGCTGTCGGCGGACTGGCGCGTCCGTGACCGCGACTTGCTCGATTCGGACGCGGCCGCGGTGCGGGAGTCGTTTCCCGGCTGA
- a CDS encoding radical SAM protein encodes MPTRTDLVEDLMGRFSTVPKEAVIKEDLLRGGLSFDDSALTDNENGDVKPKSYFIFSFDHRTLPELGTAALRRPPEEIVLTGGPYELRRTVVSVRVNPTSPYRVKTDDDGRMRLYLDDRPIADVGLPPMPDYYRHTLPNGKSVMEVAPTIQWGYLIYLTAYRLCQYFGATEECQYCDINHNYRQHKAAGRPYTAVKPTDEILEALAIIDKYDTARTSKAYTLTGGSVTRKVDGLAEADFYGRYAQAIEERFPGRWIGKVVAQALPKADVQRFKDYGIQIYHPNYEVWDKKLFELYCPGKERYVGREEWHRRILDSADVFGPRNVIPNFVAGVEMAAPHGFTSVDEAIDSTAEGLQYFMSRGITPRFTTWCPEPTTPLGKTNPQGAPLEYHVRLLQTYRAVMEANGLSSPPGYGPPGPGRAVFSVSSFMDSLPAQD; translated from the coding sequence ATGCCTACCCGCACTGACCTCGTCGAAGACCTGATGGGTCGCTTCTCAACCGTTCCGAAAGAAGCGGTCATCAAGGAGGATCTGCTGCGGGGCGGGTTGTCCTTCGACGACTCCGCTCTGACCGACAACGAGAACGGCGACGTCAAGCCGAAGTCGTACTTCATCTTCTCGTTCGACCACCGCACGCTGCCCGAGCTGGGCACGGCCGCGCTCCGTCGCCCGCCGGAGGAGATCGTGCTCACCGGCGGGCCGTACGAGCTGCGCCGCACGGTCGTGTCGGTCCGGGTCAACCCCACCTCGCCGTACCGCGTCAAGACCGACGACGACGGGCGCATGCGCCTGTACCTGGACGACCGGCCGATCGCCGACGTGGGGCTGCCGCCGATGCCGGACTACTACCGGCACACGCTTCCGAACGGGAAGTCGGTGATGGAGGTCGCCCCCACGATCCAGTGGGGCTATCTGATCTATCTCACCGCATATCGCCTCTGCCAGTACTTCGGTGCCACCGAGGAGTGCCAGTACTGCGACATCAACCACAACTACCGGCAGCACAAGGCGGCGGGCCGCCCGTACACGGCGGTGAAGCCGACCGACGAGATCCTCGAAGCGCTCGCGATCATCGACAAGTACGACACCGCGCGCACGTCGAAGGCCTACACGCTGACCGGCGGCAGCGTCACCCGGAAGGTCGACGGGCTGGCCGAAGCCGACTTCTATGGGCGCTACGCCCAGGCGATCGAGGAGCGGTTCCCCGGGCGGTGGATCGGCAAGGTCGTCGCGCAGGCGCTACCCAAGGCCGACGTCCAGCGCTTCAAGGACTACGGCATCCAGATCTACCACCCGAACTACGAGGTCTGGGACAAGAAGCTCTTCGAGCTCTACTGCCCCGGCAAGGAGCGCTACGTCGGACGCGAGGAGTGGCACCGCCGCATCCTCGACTCGGCCGACGTGTTCGGGCCGCGCAACGTGATCCCGAACTTCGTCGCCGGTGTGGAGATGGCGGCGCCGCACGGCTTCACGAGCGTCGACGAGGCGATCGATTCCACGGCCGAGGGCCTGCAGTACTTCATGTCCCGCGGCATCACACCGCGGTTCACCACGTGGTGCCCCGAGCCGACGACCCCGCTCGGTAAGACCAATCCGCAGGGTGCGCCGCTGGAGTACCACGTACGCCTGTTGCAGACCTACCGCGCGGTCATGGAGGCCAACGGCCTGAGCAGCCCGCCCGGATACGGCCCTCCCGGGCCCGGCCGAGCCGTGTTCTCGGTCAGTTCGTTCATGGACAGCCTCCCGGCCCAGGACTGA
- a CDS encoding acyltransferase family protein translates to MTPAVGTTVPGARRRELYLDALRTAAIVRVVTYHTFGGAWLSWAFPAMGVMFALAGGLMVNSLDRQDPTTVIRNRIRRLLPALWLFGAITVPLMVWAGGRMSSWTNVDTGEPIPLWHLVFWFVPLLDPPGNEWGENVTVVLWYLRTYLWLVLLSPVLLTAFRRAPIPTIIAPLGLLVAQAWGYIPNGDDGPIWALVSDLGIFAPCWMLGFAHRTGALKRLPNFGLVAFVLVAAGGAVGWVLTHPSDSYDLNGIPIAQSLWSIAVILPLLRFAPDASWIGRTPVLGRFVALVNNRAVTIYLWHNILIDLAFFSGERLEGVGGFWESGVSTNPVFAYAVVWVLIAVAVMLFGWAEDLAARRKPRLWPVGPSASEVREKDLAREAAADTPGDGTSAGSEPYVPTFNDPMPGVAPGAAGPGAAGPGAAGPGPGPGAAGPDPRYAPVYAAQRSGGHDTGASRYVSPPPYGASPPLQGAGSRGPGHPDAGFRGEGFPGAGPRDAGAGFPGAGPRGAETYGGPAPGAGPWGGNVRGDGPRGGGPRGPYPPVSRVPAGHGSGAPRGAQRGPGPGPGSGPGRGPGPGPGPEVRRGPGGQRPGQYGPPPDAVTPHFGGYAPPPGEPYPGEDPDAERGRHRSG, encoded by the coding sequence ATGACGCCTGCCGTCGGAACAACTGTGCCCGGTGCGCGACGACGCGAACTGTACTTGGACGCTTTACGGACCGCCGCCATCGTGCGTGTCGTCACCTACCACACGTTCGGCGGAGCCTGGCTGAGCTGGGCTTTCCCGGCGATGGGCGTGATGTTCGCGCTCGCCGGCGGGCTCATGGTGAACTCGCTGGACCGGCAGGACCCCACCACCGTGATCCGCAACCGGATCCGGCGTCTGCTCCCGGCCCTGTGGCTGTTCGGCGCGATCACGGTGCCGCTGATGGTGTGGGCCGGCGGCCGGATGAGCAGCTGGACGAACGTCGACACCGGCGAGCCGATCCCGCTCTGGCACCTGGTGTTCTGGTTCGTGCCGCTCCTCGACCCGCCCGGCAACGAGTGGGGCGAGAACGTCACCGTGGTGCTCTGGTACCTGCGGACGTACCTGTGGCTGGTACTGCTCAGCCCGGTGCTGCTCACGGCCTTCCGCCGCGCGCCGATTCCGACGATCATCGCGCCGCTGGGTCTTCTCGTGGCGCAGGCGTGGGGGTACATCCCGAACGGTGACGACGGGCCGATCTGGGCGCTGGTCTCCGACCTGGGGATCTTCGCTCCGTGCTGGATGCTCGGTTTCGCTCACCGCACGGGCGCGCTCAAGCGGCTGCCGAACTTCGGTCTCGTGGCGTTCGTGCTGGTGGCCGCGGGTGGGGCCGTCGGCTGGGTACTGACGCACCCGTCTGATTCGTACGACCTCAACGGGATTCCGATCGCGCAGTCGCTGTGGTCGATCGCGGTGATCCTGCCGCTGCTGCGGTTCGCGCCGGACGCGTCCTGGATCGGCCGGACGCCGGTGCTCGGACGGTTCGTGGCGCTCGTCAACAACCGGGCCGTGACGATCTACCTCTGGCACAACATCCTGATCGACCTGGCGTTCTTCAGCGGCGAGCGGCTGGAGGGCGTCGGGGGTTTCTGGGAGTCGGGGGTGTCGACGAACCCGGTCTTCGCGTACGCGGTGGTATGGGTGCTGATCGCCGTCGCGGTGATGTTGTTCGGGTGGGCGGAGGATCTGGCCGCTCGCCGCAAGCCGCGACTGTGGCCGGTGGGGCCGTCGGCGTCGGAGGTGCGTGAGAAGGACCTCGCCCGGGAGGCGGCGGCCGACACGCCGGGCGATGGGACGTCGGCCGGGTCCGAGCCGTACGTTCCGACGTTCAACGACCCGATGCCGGGGGTGGCGCCGGGAGCGGCTGGCCCGGGAGCGGCTGGACCGGGAGCGGCTGGACCGGGGCCGGGGCCGGGGGCGGCTGGGCCGGATCCGCGGTACGCGCCGGTGTATGCGGCACAGCGATCGGGTGGGCACGACACCGGAGCGAGTCGGTACGTTTCGCCGCCGCCCTATGGCGCTTCCCCGCCTCTCCAGGGCGCGGGCTCTCGGGGCCCGGGTCATCCGGATGCCGGCTTCCGGGGTGAAGGATTTCCGGGTGCGGGTCCTCGGGATGCCGGTGCTGGTTTTCCTGGTGCTGGGCCGCGTGGGGCCGAGACGTACGGGGGGCCTGCGCCGGGGGCGGGGCCGTGGGGTGGGAACGTGCGTGGCGACGGGCCTCGCGGCGGGGGTCCACGTGGGCCGTACCCGCCGGTTTCGCGGGTGCCGGCCGGTCACGGGTCAGGGGCGCCGAGAGGCGCGCAGCGCGGCCCGGGGCCGGGGCCTGGGTCTGGCCCAGGGCGCGGGCCGGGCCCTGGCCCCGGGCCGGAAGTGCGGCGCGGGCCGGGCGGGCAACGTCCGGGTCAGTACGGTCCTCCGCCGGACGCGGTCACGCCCCACTTCGGCGGGTACGCACCACCGCCCGGCGAGCCCTACCCCGGCGAAGACCCCGACGCGGAGCGTGGCCGCCATCGATCGGGTTGA
- a CDS encoding maleylpyruvate isomerase family mycothiol-dependent enzyme, which yields MFPVERAELLALLGTLDEDAWHTPTPCPGWNVHDLAAHVVHDYLRRLSGGRDGWSGGWIPVPDADLAPVLNQANEDFVAAARGLSPRVLLGLLAGFGPQLDAYWASSDLDAPGLPVSWVAPDVPAPTWLDVAREYTEFWVHQQQIRAAVGRPGADSRQLVHPVVDAFLRALPRALDGAARSSVTVWVTSPIDEAWTARRNAEGWSVRPGSDPSPDARLELAPETLWQVATRGIEPSEARERTKVDGDPSLAVAALSLVSIVR from the coding sequence ATGTTTCCCGTGGAACGGGCAGAGTTGCTGGCGCTGCTCGGCACGCTCGACGAGGACGCGTGGCACACCCCGACGCCGTGCCCCGGGTGGAACGTCCACGATCTCGCGGCACACGTCGTCCACGACTACCTGCGGCGACTGTCGGGGGGCCGGGACGGGTGGTCGGGCGGCTGGATCCCGGTGCCCGACGCCGATCTCGCCCCGGTCCTCAACCAGGCGAACGAGGATTTTGTCGCGGCGGCGCGTGGGCTCAGCCCTCGGGTGCTGCTCGGGTTGCTGGCCGGATTCGGACCCCAGTTGGACGCGTACTGGGCGTCCTCCGACCTGGACGCTCCCGGTTTACCGGTGTCCTGGGTGGCGCCGGACGTGCCCGCCCCGACCTGGCTCGACGTCGCTCGCGAATACACCGAGTTCTGGGTGCATCAACAGCAGATCCGGGCCGCGGTCGGCCGTCCGGGGGCCGACTCGCGTCAGCTGGTGCACCCGGTCGTCGACGCGTTCCTGCGTGCCCTTCCCCGAGCGCTCGACGGGGCCGCGCGCTCGTCGGTGACCGTATGGGTGACGTCGCCGATCGACGAGGCCTGGACCGCCCGCCGGAACGCCGAGGGCTGGTCCGTGCGGCCGGGCTCGGACCCGTCGCCCGACGCGCGCCTGGAGCTCGCTCCGGAGACGCTGTGGCAGGTCGCGACCCGCGGTATCGAGCCGTCCGAAGCTCGGGAACGCACGAAGGTCGACGGCGACCCGTCCCTGGCCGTCGCCGCACTCAGCCTGGTGTCGATCGTGCGCTAG
- a CDS encoding LysR family transcriptional regulator, translated as MLDVRRLRLLRDLAHLGTISAVAEAHTYTASAVSQQLAALQREAGVPLLERSGRRVRLTAAGTALVEHTEVLLAALEAADATLAAARGGLTGPLRIGAFPSAVRTLLPGALIALGRDHPHLDLRVSELDPVDVPAALRERRLDVALVHDYDLVPADPDPTAESLRLLDEPVFLAVADEHPETLAAAAGSPWVVGSPGTLCHTLALRLCHDAGFSPRIRHHADDFTAVLALVAAGQGVAIVPELGVEHLPPSVRLRTLPIRRRTSIAFRRGSGAHPAVAACVAALSSAASDTAPRPG; from the coding sequence ATGCTTGACGTTCGCCGACTGCGCCTGCTGCGCGACCTCGCGCACCTCGGCACGATCTCGGCCGTCGCCGAGGCGCACACCTACACCGCGTCGGCGGTGTCCCAGCAGCTCGCGGCCCTGCAGCGCGAGGCCGGGGTGCCGCTGCTCGAACGCTCCGGGCGACGTGTGCGGCTGACCGCCGCCGGCACCGCGCTCGTGGAGCACACCGAGGTGCTGCTCGCCGCGCTCGAAGCCGCCGACGCCACGCTCGCGGCCGCACGCGGTGGCCTCACCGGGCCGCTGCGCATCGGCGCGTTCCCCAGCGCCGTCCGCACGCTGCTGCCGGGCGCGCTCATCGCTCTCGGCCGCGACCATCCGCACCTGGACCTCCGGGTGTCCGAACTCGACCCGGTCGACGTGCCCGCGGCCCTGCGTGAGCGGCGCCTGGACGTCGCGCTCGTGCACGACTACGACCTCGTGCCCGCCGACCCCGACCCCACGGCCGAATCACTGCGGCTGCTCGACGAACCGGTGTTCCTGGCGGTCGCCGACGAGCACCCCGAGACCCTCGCGGCCGCCGCCGGCTCCCCGTGGGTCGTCGGCAGCCCGGGGACGCTCTGCCACACGCTGGCGCTCCGCCTGTGTCACGACGCCGGGTTCAGCCCTCGGATACGCCACCACGCCGACGACTTCACGGCCGTGCTCGCGCTCGTCGCCGCCGGTCAGGGCGTCGCGATCGTGCCGGAGCTCGGTGTCGAGCACCTTCCGCCGTCGGTGCGCCTGCGTACGTTGCCGATCCGTCGCCGCACGAGCATCGCGTTCCGTCGGGGCTCCGGCGCGCACCCGGCGGTCGCCGCCTGCGTGGCCGCGCTCAGTTCAGCTGCGTCTGATACCGCACCTCGGCCAGGCTGA
- a CDS encoding dihydrodipicolinate synthase family protein translates to MTLAGLFVPMITPFDGSGAVDGAALEKLAGSVVDAGASGLVALGTTSEVSALTEAERRFVVEVVAGVGCPLLVGADSVASLAALGGRDVLAALTVVPPFVRPGEAGVIAHFRALASASPVPLVVYDVPARTGQPLSSATLRELAAIPGVVGVKHAPGGITADTVDLLADPPRDFAVLGGDDAFLGPLLAMGAAGAITASAHCATGDYVRLVDAWRHGRVDEARALGRRLSRLSAALFAAPNPTVIKGVLHAEGRIPTPDVRLPLLAAEPALVAAARARLTFTA, encoded by the coding sequence ATGACGCTCGCCGGTCTCTTCGTTCCGATGATCACGCCGTTCGACGGCTCGGGCGCGGTGGACGGTGCCGCGCTCGAGAAGCTCGCCGGGTCCGTCGTCGACGCCGGAGCGAGCGGCCTGGTGGCACTGGGAACGACGTCCGAGGTGTCGGCATTGACCGAGGCCGAGCGTCGGTTCGTGGTGGAGGTGGTCGCCGGGGTGGGGTGCCCGTTGCTGGTAGGTGCTGACTCGGTGGCGTCGTTGGCCGCGCTCGGCGGGCGGGACGTTCTCGCGGCGTTGACCGTCGTGCCGCCCTTCGTCCGGCCGGGCGAGGCGGGCGTGATCGCGCACTTCCGGGCGCTCGCGTCGGCGAGCCCGGTACCGCTCGTGGTCTACGACGTGCCGGCCCGCACCGGCCAGCCGCTCTCGTCGGCGACGCTGCGTGAGCTCGCGGCGATCCCCGGCGTGGTGGGCGTGAAGCACGCGCCCGGCGGCATCACCGCCGACACCGTCGACCTGCTGGCGGATCCGCCGCGCGACTTCGCGGTGCTCGGCGGCGACGACGCCTTCCTGGGGCCGCTGCTCGCGATGGGGGCGGCCGGTGCGATCACCGCGTCGGCGCACTGCGCGACCGGGGACTACGTACGGCTCGTGGACGCGTGGCGGCACGGCCGGGTGGACGAGGCGCGGGCGCTGGGGCGCCGGTTGAGCCGGCTGTCGGCGGCGCTGTTCGCGGCGCCGAACCCGACCGTGATCAAGGGGGTGCTGCACGCGGAGGGGCGGATCCCGACGCCCGACGTGCGGCTGCCGCTGCTGGCCGCGGAGCCCGCGCTGGTGGCGGCGGCGCGGGCCCGGCTAACTTTCACGGCGTGA
- a CDS encoding ClpX C4-type zinc finger protein: protein MTTLELACSFCSKPSTDVEKIVAGPGVYICNECVALATMVIESSTDTPSVPRVPIWESLTDDVMLSHIPRVSAHIDRSETELRSWVQELRRRGVTWIRIGESLGIARQSAWERFSSEE from the coding sequence ATGACAACGCTCGAACTCGCGTGTTCTTTCTGCAGCAAGCCCAGCACCGACGTCGAGAAGATCGTCGCCGGCCCCGGCGTCTACATCTGCAACGAGTGCGTTGCGCTGGCCACCATGGTGATCGAGAGCAGCACCGATACGCCGTCGGTGCCGCGAGTGCCGATCTGGGAGTCGCTGACTGACGACGTGATGCTCAGCCACATTCCTCGGGTCAGCGCGCACATCGATCGTTCCGAGACCGAGCTGCGCTCCTGGGTCCAGGAACTGCGCCGTCGCGGTGTCACCTGGATCAGGATCGGCGAGTCTCTCGGCATCGCTCGCCAGTCGGCCTGGGAGCGTTTCTCTAGCGAGGAGTGA
- a CDS encoding winged helix-turn-helix transcriptional regulator — MSEYEHTCMIRGDGGKTLRAILDQICNKWTLLVVATLDQGTVRFTDLHQQIPGISQRMLTLTLRNLERDGLVARTVYAEVPPRVEYALTAVGKSLIAPALALAGWAIEHVPQIEASRAAYRARE; from the coding sequence GTGTCCGAGTACGAACACACGTGCATGATCCGCGGCGACGGCGGCAAGACCCTCCGTGCGATCCTCGACCAGATCTGCAACAAATGGACGCTGCTGGTCGTCGCGACCCTCGATCAGGGCACCGTGCGCTTCACCGACCTGCACCAGCAGATACCGGGCATCTCCCAGCGCATGCTGACGCTGACCTTGCGCAACCTCGAGCGCGACGGGCTGGTGGCGCGCACCGTCTACGCCGAGGTGCCGCCGCGGGTCGAGTACGCGCTGACCGCGGTGGGCAAGAGCCTGATCGCGCCCGCCCTCGCGCTGGCCGGCTGGGCCATCGAGCACGTGCCGCAGATCGAAGCCAGCCGAGCCGCTTACCGCGCCCGCGAGTGA
- a CDS encoding VOC family protein, which yields MSEHHAIDYVELGVTDLERAKRFYAEAFGWEFNDYGPQYSGIRGSNGTEVGGLRLDDKAPSGGGPLVLLFSTDLDASVEAVRAAGGTVAVEPYAFPGGRRFHFADPSGNELGVWSES from the coding sequence ATGTCTGAGCATCACGCCATCGACTACGTCGAACTGGGAGTCACCGACCTCGAGCGAGCGAAGCGCTTCTACGCCGAGGCGTTCGGGTGGGAGTTCAACGACTACGGGCCGCAGTACTCGGGCATCCGCGGGTCGAACGGGACCGAGGTCGGCGGGCTGCGCCTCGACGACAAGGCCCCGAGCGGCGGCGGCCCGCTCGTCCTGCTCTTCTCCACGGACCTGGACGCGTCCGTCGAGGCGGTCCGGGCGGCCGGCGGCACCGTCGCCGTCGAGCCGTACGCGTTCCCCGGCGGACGACGCTTCCACTTCGCCGACCCGAGCGGCAACGAGCTCGGCGTTTGGAGCGAGTCCTAG